Part of the Molothrus aeneus isolate 106 chromosome 8, BPBGC_Maene_1.0, whole genome shotgun sequence genome is shown below.
GCCAGGGTCTGCTTCCTGAAAGGTGAGAGGGGTCGCGGGGAACCgagggccaggggctgggggagagcgGCGCGATCCACCCTCAAAACTCCCCTGGCTGGCGGCGGCCGCCCCGAGGTGCTCCCGTTCCCCCTCCTTCGCCCTGCAGTAAACCTGATTATTGGTGGAGGGCAGGGAGGTAACACCgggattttgtttcttttccaccTACTGGAAATAAATCCCGGATAGACTCTGCGAGCTGAGCCGAAATGCCTTTCCGCTCACCCCCGCCAAGCGTTTAAGAAGCCGAGGGGGAAAGCAGAGAATAATTAGTAAAGAACAGCAAAAGTTGCAGATTATCAAAGGGGGAGAGACATCGGCGCTGCATGGGAAACAAAATCAGCCCTGCGGATATGAGAGACGAGGCCACCGCTACTCGCTGTCCGCCGGGTGACACGCGGCCGCTCGTGTTGGGTGCCCGAAACTCTGGGGCCGATGCCCGCCCCTCCACCGAGGGCGGAGAGGTTTCTCTCTGTCGGGCACATCGGGACTCTGACAGAGGCGAAACTCCGGTGCTCGCCGGGGGACAGAAATACCTCCTCCCCTCACGTGTATTACAGCCCTTCGATTGCggttctttgttttccttccgtGTAACCCGGGCTAATAAAACGATAAATAGCATAGCGAGCATAGCAGCCCGccctttccctgtccttccGCCCCTGCCTCCCCCCACTTCTGGCAGCGCCTTTGTCCTTCTGCCCTCCCGGTTGTCTCAGCGCAGCCCCCACCTGCCCTGGGAGCGGGGCCGTGCCgggcggggccgctcccgcccgAGGCTCCGCACccccggcggccgcggggctcCCGCAGCGGCACCACGCCGAGGAAGGAGCTTCCAAAGACCCCCTTGCCATGCCATGAGGCCataaaagggaggggaaaaccaGGCGATGTTTCTTGAATGAAGCCTGCCCCCGTGTTCTAATGGGCCAGGGTTAATTCACTTTTAATAAGCCTTTTATCGCTAGTTTTTGACCTGAGGTACCCAGTTTTAAGCTTCTATAACGACCTCCCCCTGGGGCAGAGGCATCTTCAGCCTGGGTATGCTCCTCGGCTGTTTGCCACCACCCTGGTTCTGTCCTGCCACTATCAGCCTTTGCTGGATCTGACAGTCACCCCAAAAGCACAAATTCTGCTGCTGGTGGGTAGAGATACTGGCACTGTGTCATTCAAATCCTTAGGGACTACACTAAATTAGAGATGAAGAAATATCTTCAGGGTCACTGTGGGAAGTCTGCGGTAAACTAGGGGCCATATTAAGCTCTGCTGACTCTCAAACTGCTTGTTTGGCCACACGATCATCCTTTCCTCTTCATGTACCAGCCCCACATTTTGGAGTGGTGACTGTGGCTGTGGGCAGTTTACCCGGAGTGAGGGGTTAGTGTAGCCTCTGCTTTGTACATCTTGTGAGTTGTGAAGTGTCTTATTTTGAAAGCCTGTTGATTTGAGGCTAAAGACATTTCCTCTCAGTGTATGAGAAAGTTTCCTGCTGcagtttccttttgcttttctgtaagTGCTTGGGGCTGCAGGTTCAGGCCCATGATTCAGTGGGCAGCACTGGTGATTCACTGGGGCCACCGACCCCCAGGAAGCTGGCCTGGGGGAAGATTTTTGGCACATGGGGGATATAAATCACCCAGGAACACTGTGTTCTGATCAGGAGAAAGGGTCCTTTGGAGGTCTCTGCTACTAGTTTTGCAAATAATAGGCTGTAAAACCACCAGGAAAAATCCTCCTTGAGGTTTCCCCTTATATTCCTTCTCTCCCTAGGCATGGAGAGCTGGGAGGAGGTGTTGGCTACTTAAGTGCTACGGAGGTCTCGTGGCAATAAGATATGAGGAGGTCATCAAGATGCTGAGGATCTGGTcccagagagagcagctggaaCTCAGTCATTGCATGCCAGGCCCTGTTCCCTCCATTGCTTTCTGGCTTGCAGGGTCACATCTTTCATCTGTGTAGGTGCAGTTTCACTGTGGgtgagctcagccccagcacagtGAGAGTGGTTgtgtgtcagggaaaaaaaaaaaaagataaaacaacGCATAGTCCCTTGGTGCCGATAATGATTCTATTACTTATCGATTAAAAGGGAAGTGCAGCTCAGCTCTCCATGATGAGCAACCGAGTATTTGCAGAAATGACCTCAGGGAAGGTAGGTtgagtggggagggggaagagaggagattgctggaggatGGGATGAGCAGATGACTCACTGTAAGAATGGCTTGCAAATATCCTGATCCCCAAGGCTTGTAATTAACCATTCACCAGCTGCATGTGTTAGCTGCCCCAAGAGACACGAGACATGCATGTCTGCTGGAACACACATGCAAGTTTGGCTTGGGCAGGTTTTTGTGTTCCTTCAAGTGTAAAAACAGCAACATAGGGTGTAAATGGGGATCATGGTTATTTTTATAAACTGGATATACTTTTCCTATGTGATGGCAGTAACTGGGGGGTTGGGGGAAGATAAGGTCAACTATGTAAAACAAGAGGATTTAAAAGTTCACCCCACGAAGGGCAGCTGGAGATCAGGAAATTCTGCAGAGCTTCTcgtgtttgttgttttttcacACTGTGAGTTGCTAGGGATATCATTTTTTCAACCCCGTTGTTGCGGATATCATTTTATCAAACACCTCCCACCACCACCCTGGTCTCCACGGTCACTTGACTGCTTGGACCACTGCCTCATGCTGTGAGCTCTGGGATGAGCTGGCAGAATGTGGCTGGGGGTAGGAGGAAAGGTGCAGGTGCTGAGTGGCCCTTTGCTGTAAAGTCActctcctgccctctgtcaTGGAAAAGAGACTTTCATCACGTTCAGTGGGCTTTGGATCGTGCTGGCCACTTGCAACACGAGGACCCCACGGCAGGAATGAGTAGGCGACAGCAGCACGTCATGAATTTGAGCACACCAGTGCTCAAACATTGCAAAGAGATGAGACACCGGCACTGTGGGGCTGAACCGTCAGAGGTGGCTGTGCCGGGCAGCCCCGGCTGTGAGCTGCTCTGATCCTCTGCACTTCCCTTGTTTCAAAACCCTCCCTTGCACCCGGGCACCCACACCGACACAGCTTATCAGGGTGAAACAGTCGCAGGTGAATGAATCACAACGGGAGGCTTTGCCTTCCAAGCCTTGTTTACTTGAGGGCCACGCTGAAGGATTATTGAATGTGGCTGTTCAGGAGCCATTCATTTCTGCTCTGAGAAAGCACAGGTGGCAGACATGTGGCACACCATTGACGTTTCCtggctgcttctgctgcctgACTTATTCAGGTACTTTTTGGAGATGATGTTCTTCCATGCAGAATATTCCCAGCCTGGAAACAGGCAACAATTTAGCGGCTGAAAACTTTGAGTAACAATGTAATAATAGGATTAATTCCTTTTCATTAGCAGCACACTGAATGAAATGAACGCAGTACTTAACCGTGCAGAACAGCTCATGTGGGGCTATTCAGTTGTCAAATGCTGTCACAGGATTTCATTAAGTTTTATAGCTGTTATTTAACAGATTGGTTTCAGTGGGACCATCTTCATTACTTCACTGTCTTCATGCATTGTGGTGATTAATGAGACACATGCAAGCATCCCCCTCTTGTGTTTATGtccatttaaaaatgcaaataaaatattttgcgTGTTGTTGTAGTGAATATATTAACGACAGGTTTAGAAAAGATGATTCTGAGTACAGAAATCTCTGCCTCAAATGCTGGAATTGGTGCTCATGTATAAAACCTGGGGGGAGGGAGTTTAGTCCCCACTGTATTTGGGCTAATGGTTGCTAGACTCAACAGAATTACATTTGCTAACAGCTTTAGTCTGGATTCACTGGGTTTTGGCAAGTTAATAATTGTCAGTGGTATCAGAGGTTTTTCCTTGGATGCCCAAACTCTTTTAAGCAAACCCATTTTCCCAGAGGAGCACTATCCTTCATTGACACTTCCCTGGACTCattgctgggcactgctgtcccACTGCATTGCTGGAGCTTTGTTTGTCCTTCACTTGAATTAAACCAGTCCTTGGGAGGGCaaatattaatgttttcttctttttgttgtttcccTAGGGGGATATGAAACCTTTAACTCTCAATATCCTGAGTGCTGCGTGAATGGAAAACTCATTTCCCCAGAGAGGACGGAAGCAGAGAGGAACCTTGCCAGCCACTGTGAGAAGCAGAGTGCCAACCACAAACCTGCTTATGACCAGGTGTGTGTCATGGCTGTGGGGGGTGACCTTCCCCTTGGGActtctccctgctgccaccaggctCTCTTGGAGGCTGGCAGGGTGTCagtggggctggtgctgccgTGGGTTGTGAATAAGTTGTCACAGTCCAGGCTGATAGCCTGTGAGCTGAATAAGTTGCCCTTGTGTGCTGCTGGTCAGCATCACCTCCACCTGGCTTTAAAATTAGGCAGAAGGAGGCAAAACACTCATCTAGCCCCCAAAACTATTTATGAACTCTCTTATCACACACCCAGACAGAGAGAGCTGTCAGCAGCTCACACCTCTAGAGGAGACTGAGAAtgggcaggggagaggctgCCAGGAGTGCCACTTTTGAGCACGTTCTGCCCATGACTCCTCTGAGATCTCAGGAGGAATTTGAGGCTGGCAAGGGGCCAGAGCCTCTGAGAAGTGAGAGCCACCACTGGGTTGGGGAAGTGGGGTTTCCAGAGGGGAAGTCGTGGTgtgccccccagcccggggATGATGTGTGCTCCGAGATGTCACCCTGCGGTCAGGGCGCTTCCGCCCGGGCGTGCagttcctgctgctcaggggagTCCCCCTGTGACGCCTCTCTGCTCCCCGGGGTACCTCCCACACCAGGTGCCCTCCTGCCACCgtggctggctgccagctgtCCCTGATGCGTGGGAACCCACCATGTGGGCAGGTCAGGGGCAGTGGAAAGGCAGTTTCGTGCAGCTGGGGGGTGGCAGCAACTCCTGTGCATCATGGAAAGTTACCTGCCAGCTCAGAAAGCTGTGTCACGTGGTGGCTTTGCTTTGCCATCTCGTCATGCAGCCTTTGCTTGTGCTGAGGAAGGAGGAACTGAGATGACATCTCAGGGTGGGTGATGCAGCGGGTGCTGTGCTCAAGAGAGGTGTGGGGTGAAGGGGGATGGGGAGCCTATATCcagtttttttgctttttttttgtttcacctTTGGAGATGTGACCAGAGGGGCAAAGCCCTGGCTGAGCCAAAGCAGCCTCTTCCTCTGTCCTAGTCTTCCTCTCTGCTGGATGTGGCTCCCTGCCGTGCCCCATTTTGGTAAAGCCTCAGTGGGAATGGGCACCACCTATGAAAGCACTTTGGGTGCACTGCAAGGGGCAGCACTTTAAAGAAAGCCACAAACATGCTGCACATGGGTAGGTTGGGTCTGACTTTGTATTTTGCAGATGTggacaagaaaatgaaaacatttttcctgcaTGGGCTTGGCCATGGGACTGATTCATTGGCCCTTGCTGTGGGAGCTACATCCAGCAGGGAAAAAGATTAGgacagagggagggagcaggcacTAACATGGGCTCCCTTGGTCACTCTTGGGTCTCAGGACTTTTGAAAAAAGAATTACATGTTTCTGCTCCTTCTCTTCCAGGGTGGTCCAGTTGAAATCCTGCCTTTTCTGTACCTTGGTAGTGCCTATCATGCTTCCAAGTGCGAGTTTCTCGCCAACCTGCACATCACAGCCCTGCTAAATGTCTCCAGGAAAAGCTCAGAGTCCTTCAAAGATCAATATTGCTACAAGTGGATCCCAGTGGAGGACAGTCACACAGCAGACATCAGCTCTCACTTCCAGGAAGCCATAGACTTCATTGGTAGGTACAAATGAACAAATTTTCAGATCTTCATGTATTTTAAActcatttaaaatgtaaaatcaattaaaaatacatttaattaatgttaaaataaaatacacattgaAGTCCACTGAATTTTGTGAAGGAAAAAGCCCCAGTTCCTTGGACTTGCATGCCAGAGTCAGTAACAACCAGGTGAAGCAGAGTCAGCTCATTGCCTTACTGTGCTGAGATATCTCAAAGGTGTGGGGTCTTAGAAATCCATTGTCCCCCCTTATCACAGAGCTCTTTATAGTCCTCCTTTTGATCATGCTGGTATCTCACCCTTTAATCAAATACCCCAACGCAAGAAAGAATGAGGAGGCCTTTAGAAAAGTTTGTGCTATTCCATTTCAAATCTTCCTGTGTTTGGCTGAGTGGGTGAGTGAAGGTGAGCTGTGCCACGGAGCACAGGAGAGAGCATTCTCCCTGAGAAGCACAACACAGTTTTGTGGGGTGGAGAAGCCTTAGCCTGGGTGGAGATAATGTTGAAATTGGTACTGTTGCTCTCCAGGAATATtcaagagagaaagagaataaaACACTGTTACAGACTCATTGCTCAGCTGAGTTTGAGGCCTTCAACAGTGCAGGCAGAATTACAAAAACCTGACCTGAGGGTGCTCTCTAAGTTCTTCCTCTTCCCGGACATCTCACACCTTTCAGGGAAATAATAATTCATGGCACCTTTCTGTGCTATCCTCAACCCCTTCTGATAGATGTCACTTTGAAATTTCCCAGATTTTGAGGACAActttaattttcactttcttttaaaattggGCATGTGGTGTAGATGCTGGGGATGACTCAAATCCATGTCTTCCTTATTTTGTGCAGTAGATGAATATAACTGGTCGTGGTGGTAGTCCCCTGGCAGACAATTGGCAGGCAAATGATAActtcctcagctctgtgtgtttcCCTGAGCACTACACTCACTGCTATCCATAAATTGGAGATTGAACATGTTGCTCAAGGCAATAGAGCAAAGACAAGTCTATTTTTTGAACAGTGTTTTTGTGTGGAAAGGGCTAATTTTAAGCACATTCTCTTTAATAACAATCATTGTGTAGTGTGAGTAACCGCAGTGGCTCCTGTTGTGTCAAATGGGTGCTTTGCATAAGCCTTTTATATCCTGACTTAAGTCCAAGCATCCTTTAACCAGGCTATAATTAGCAGCTGCCTACCAGCGCCTGTGTGCTTTGTGGTGAGgccccagggactgagctcagCCTCTCCACCCAAGGGTACCTCCTGGTACTGCTGTTTGCTGCCAACTGGCCAAGCAGGGAATTaggattttgaagaaaaatcctgtttttctGGCAAAGATGATGACAGCCCCTGCAGTTTTTGAGTGACCAGGTAGCAGGACGGCTGGCCAGGCTTGGATTTACACATTttgagctgcaggcagagaaatGCAGCTACAGCATTGCCTGCATCACAATGTTCTTGAATGTCAGTTGCTACAAAAGAGAAATAGGCACAAGGAAGGAGACAGGGATGGACTTTcctaaaaaatgcaaaaagaacCAAATCAAGATCCACAGATTCTGAAACCATGCTCAGCTATGTCACAAGCTGGGTTTTGTCTTCCTTGTCTTTTAATCTCCGTGTCACCCTAGTACCCAAGAGAGGAGCAGGCCTCTCTTTGCTGTAggctggctgtgtccccccagccctggctgggtgaCAGTGTCTTCCCCATGCCCCCAGCAGCTGATGTGTGCCGTGGCTTTCCGCAGATCAGGtccggcgggcgggcggcaggATCCTGGTGCACTGCGAGGCGGGGATCTCGCGCTCCCCCACCATCTGCATGGCCTATCTCATGAAGACAAGGAAGCTGCGCCTGGACGAAGCCTTTGACTACATCAAGCAGCGCCGGAGCCTGATCTCACCAAACTTCGGTTTcatgggccagctgctgcaatATGAGTCAGAGATCTTGTcttccacccccagcccccctgtCACCTCGTGCAAGAGAGAAGCCGCATCTTTCTTTGCAGAGGAACTGACTTTAGGCAAAAACTTTGAGGGCTCGTGCTTTGCCTTTCCTACCTCAGTGTTGAGTTCTGTGCCCATCCACTCTCCTGTCCACCAGCTGAAGCTCAGCCCGATGACGGCATCTTCGTCCTGCTGAACCGTGGGGGCCTGGAGCTGGTGTGGTCCTGATCCAAACTGTGATCCCCAACAAGAACATTTCATGAATGTGCAATAGAGAAACTTCATCCGCTTACTCTGAGATGGAGTGGTTGTCATGGGTCATACTTCCCATATGCTGTGACTGTAAGATGCAAGAGGTCTAAGCATGGCAGGTTTTCTGAACTTTTattgtcctttttttaaaaaaatacaaagtgcTTTTTTAGGGTTTTAACCACACAAAGTGCACCCACTACTGTATTTCCAGATTCCCGGGGAACAATGAGAAATCCATTTAGTATGTTCTTGGCTCCCATCTCCTTCCAATCTTGTTTTTGAAAAGACCCTTACTTAAAGTTTCAAGCaataaacagcagcagcagggaagcaagcaaaatgaaaagcacTACCTTTGCAACCACAGAGGTGGAGGGAGTGAATATTTGTTCAAATCTTTCTCTGgctttcctcctcccctctcctgtgTCATGTTTCAGGTAGCAAAGGGCtggagtggggagggggagcacCTTTTCCAGGACACTGCTGCACAACCAGGTGAACATCCCCTCTTGTGCTCCAGCCTCCGAAGTGTCAGGTATCGTCCACAGTGTAACTGGATACCAACCCCGACCAGTGGGTCCATTCAGGTGTGGCATTTCCTGTACTTCTGTATTTGCCTTTGTACTGGATGTGCTTTTAAGTAAAGCAGGGACTTAAGGACTATCAGCTACCCTGCTGAGCTATTATCCTCCCATCTGTTTTTTAAGAACAGCCCTAGAATACTTGAATGTCTCAACAATCCTCATCACATTCACATCCCAATTGTGAAACACTGTAACTGCTGGACTTCACACCAAAAAATCCTGACAAGCTTTCAGCTCCAAAACAACTTtttctccatcccttcccaagTGTTCCCACTGTGTATCGTGTATGGTCAAGTGGTCTTTTTCAGTGTTATGTGACTTGCTTAGAGTGTGTGGTCACCTCTAGTCAGCCTttgtccagaaaaaaattatttctgtctcGCTCACATTGGCTTCTGTGTCCACAGGGAGTTCAGAATGAGTGTCTCTGTCTGTTGAcctttttagtattttttcatatGTAATATGTATGGGAAATGGCAATAATTTCCAGGAGATCTCgtgaatgtgaaaaaaaaaacctgcaatgGTTTTTATGGtatgtaaaaaataataaaggaaaaaaaatgccaggAAAATAAAGCTGTTTGTTGTACTTGGATTGATCTGTGAGAGTACTTTGGGAGAGCTGGGTGGCAGGAGAGGTCACCTGAGAAAAACACCATGGTGTAAGAAggtaggagagatgggcaagtctcactgtgctgtgtgctgcagagccaccaAGGTGCATCACTAGAGAGGGGAGAAGGTGAGGGGGAGGATTGTTTCAAACAGAATGACATGAGTCACGGTGGCGGTGGCGTCACTTCCCAGCAGCCGGGCAGGCACTTCTCTTTTGATTCATGCGTGTTTTATTTAAGATTTACCATCTTGCTGAAGATGAAAATCTGAACTAGGCACGGCCCCCACTTCCTTCCAACCCATGACAAAGGATCCTACTTGCCCTGATCTTTAGAGCAAAGCTTGTGTGTGATGTGCAGCACCTCTGGgtgccaggagccagggcaTGTGGgtcttttcacttttttaaattaaaaaaaaaaaaaaagttagaagaACCAGCATGTCTGATGCATTTCATACCCCTTTTCTTCTTGAATTTACTAGGCTTTTTCTGGCTCATCGCTGCAGCACATTTATGATCTGCAATTCTAAATTATTGAGTTGAAAAATCTATGGCCAATATCTGGGTTACAGAGCATGTGTGCACATACACATCCGTTTGTAACTTCTTACCTCCAGGGAAGTAAATCTGACAGATGAGAAGGTCTTACTGGAGATGTGCCTTGGAGTTCTTACCCAGTGTCAGAGGGATGTgtcagcagccctgcctgggctctgggaaACCTGAACATGGGaaccagcagccagggaggtaAGGCAGTTGATCTAGTAAGAGCAGATCAATTAATTTTCTGAAAGATCTAATTGGTCCCCTTGGGCAACTCTGGAAAGagccttctgcctctcagccCACACAAGCACCCAAGCAGAAAGGCTGTTGAGCTTAGTGAGAGTCCAGAGTACTGAGACCTACAACCAGCCAACATTTCTCATTAAAACTGCACTGAACCCTTCTGGGTAGACAACCagctttgtttcttaaggattGGAAAGCTGAAACCCTCAGCAGAGTCAGTGATGGAATATTTGCAGGGCACAAGGCAGTGGCTGAAGGGGTTAACAGAGGAACTGCTGACCTTGACCTTTGACCAAGGCAGCTGGAAAAGATCAggccagggggaggagccaggTGTtagcagagagggaagggagctcTTGTCCTGGGCTTTAAGCACGTTGTGTTTGTGGATAGTGTTAGCAGGGGgagatgctgggctgggattcagCAAGGATAGAAGGCCACAGCCCTGTGGGAGCCTGAAGAGGAGTTGTTGTCATGCCTGGACACAGGAGACTGACATTTATGCTCCTGCTCAGGACAGGAGTCCTCTCTTCTTGGCTGGAGAGGTTTAATTCACCTCTCCTTCTTGCAAAAGGAAGTCCCAGCATCCAAGTCAGAACGGGATGCAAGTGCTGCCTCCCAGAGGGTTGTGTTCCCATGCTCATGCTCTGCTACTTCAGTGCTAGTGTGAGAGCTCTGATCTGAGCTCTGATATATGAAGCTGAGTGTGTCAAATTGGGCAGCACCTACCTGGGAAAAGGCAATGTATTTGAAGTCACATATGCAGGGCAGGGCCCCTTGTTCTCTGCTTCCAGACAGCAGCACCCAATAGGTACCTTCATCCTTGGGGAAAGGAACAGTTCCACccatgttttttgtttgtgtacTAAGGAAATTCACCAGATTTGGTAGGATGGAAGATTTAGGAGGCTTTTATAGCCCAGATGAGCTTGGGTTTGAGTGGCTCATTGCTAAGGATGGAAGCTCAGATCAGACAGGTGTGTGGGGAATGTCAGAGCCGAAGGGTGGACGGCTGAATTGGCTGGTTCAATGTGTCTGTGTCCATCTGCCAGCAAGGCTTCACAGAGGAATAGGGGCCTCAAAACCAAAATTCTGATGGAAAGTAGAGACCCTTTTAGCTATAGCAGCAAAGGGAAGGCTGCTATCAGGATGCTTTCAGACTTCAGAAGAGGCAAATGAGGGAAAGATGGCAGGACTATACTCTGAGACTAAGCTTTAGTTAGAGTTTATCTGTTATGATACCAGAATCCACAGAAGATGAGAGGAAATGTcagagaaaaggagattttgcAAGTTCTATGGAAGTTGCCTATGGAAGTGCTAGTTCAGCACTGTGCTGGGATGTGGCATCTCTCCATTCACACTCCTGATGGTGCACCCTTGTGTCCTAGACAGCTGGGTGCCTCTCAGGACCTGTTTTAGATCCTGGGGGACTGAACAGGGCTTGTGCCATGGAGCTTTTGGTCCCTTGCTTTTAGGCTTGCAAGGAGCAGTTATGTTGCAAGCATGAGAGCAGTTGCTCA
Proteins encoded:
- the DUSP5 gene encoding dual specificity protein phosphatase 5 — translated: MKVTSLDCRQLRKLLRKEPSRCLVLDCRPYLSYSASCLRGSLNVNLNSVVMRRARGGAVPLHFVVPDAAARARLLPGAEGAAGAARLAAVVVLDQDTGHWQKLKKDSTAQIVLNALLSSLPEAGARVCFLKGGYETFNSQYPECCVNGKLISPERTEAERNLASHCEKQSANHKPAYDQGGPVEILPFLYLGSAYHASKCEFLANLHITALLNVSRKSSESFKDQYCYKWIPVEDSHTADISSHFQEAIDFIDQVRRAGGRILVHCEAGISRSPTICMAYLMKTRKLRLDEAFDYIKQRRSLISPNFGFMGQLLQYESEILSSTPSPPVTSCKREAASFFAEELTLGKNFEGSCFAFPTSVLSSVPIHSPVHQLKLSPMTASSSC